Within the Longimicrobiaceae bacterium genome, the region ACGGAGAAGAGCTGGTCTCCGTGGTGCTCTATGGATCGGCCGCACGGGGCGATTACCGAGAAGGGGTCTCGGATCTCAACCTCCTGGTGCTGCTGCGCGCCGTGAACCCCTCCGTGCTGCATCGCGGCACGGAGATCGCGCGCGAATGGGCGGCGCAGCGCAATCCGCCGCCGCTCATGTTCAGCGAAGCGGAGTGGCGTGCATCGGCGGATGTCTTCCCCATCGAGTACAGCGACATGCGCGACGCCCACGTGGTGCTCCACGGCCTCGATCCGTTCGAGGGGCTGCACATCGACTGGGAGCACCTGCGCCTCAACTGCGAGCACGAGCTGAAGTCGAAGCTGATTCAGCTGCGGGAGCAGTACCTGCTCCTTGCCGACGATCCCCAGGGACTCGGTCAGATGCTGACCCGCTCCTTTCCCACCTTTCTCACCCTCTTCCGCGCCGGCCTACGGCTCGCGGGGGAGTCGGCACCGCGTGACTCCGACGTCACCATCGCTGCGGTTGCCGCGCACGCCGGGTTCGATCCCGCCGCTTTCCAGGAGGTCCTCGCGGCACGGAGCCGCGGTGCAGAGTTGAGCCCGGCCGCCGATGATCCGGTGGTCACCGGCTACCTGACCTCGGTCTCGCGGGCGACCGCCTGGCTCGACGGGCTGCAGGCTCCTTCCACTTCCGCGTGAGGATGTGACGCCCTCGGCCAACCGGGTGCTGCTGGTCTTCATCGACGGGATGGGGATCGGTACTGCCGAGCCGGGGGTAAACCCCTGGCTCGGCGCGCAATTGCCGAACTTCCGTGAGCTCTTCGGCGGGCGGATTCCCGTGCTGGGCGACGTCTCGGGAAATGAGGCCGGTGATGGGGCCGCTTCCTGGGTGGCTGCAGACGCCACCCT harbors:
- a CDS encoding nucleotidyltransferase domain-containing protein, which produces MITIETEDPMEPIERAREFARRLEEIYGEELVSVVLYGSAARGDYREGVSDLNLLVLLRAVNPSVLHRGTEIAREWAAQRNPPPLMFSEAEWRASADVFPIEYSDMRDAHVVLHGLDPFEGLHIDWEHLRLNCEHELKSKLIQLREQYLLLADDPQGLGQMLTRSFPTFLTLFRAGLRLAGESAPRDSDVTIAAVAAHAGFDPAAFQEVLAARSRGAELSPAADDPVVTGYLTSVSRATAWLDGLQAPSTSA